Proteins encoded within one genomic window of Anopheles gambiae chromosome 3, idAnoGambNW_F1_1, whole genome shotgun sequence:
- the LOC1280536 gene encoding kinase D-interacting substrate of 220 kDa isoform X2, translating to MDGDKSYDHVKALVSSIHGSFTDASLLDRTNNNSPSGLLTAATTPSRTPSPSPSPSPDVIRTTTEDDSQAQTVSTMPADGQERAAADGAAAPPSRPAESATSAPGNSIIGSTPTRLLQHRLRIPSLVVTSSLSPYHPGNLLAATADPDHTTPRRFSFAIMRRHSNTALNRCDSMGSLGHRSLLQYLETDDLAGLKSFLGTRHLQVDDRDENNTTVLMVASGRGATHFVKELLARGADVQAQDLDSWTALHFAAKAGHVGIVELLLDNGAELEHRDMGGWTALMWGSYKGHTSVVALLLQRGADVQAHGNYHLNPLLWASGRGHTEIVRLLVNTGGAKVNVGDKYGTTPLVWACRKGSAEIVDVLLKAGANVDTAGMYSWTPLLVAVSGGFQECVSLLLERKPNVNALDKDGMTALSIACREGLTEIASALIAAGAYLNVQDRAGDTPLINAVKGGHRSVVEILMKRHVDVDIQGKDKKTALYTAVEKGHTAIVKLILQSNPDLELSTKDGDTALLRAVRNRNLEIVQMLLERKAKVGATDKRGDTCLHVAMRARSKAIVEALLSNPKYGQLLYRSNKEGETPYAIDATHQKTILGQVFGNRRLNANEDSEGMLGYGLYSSALADVLSEPTLTTPITVGLYAKWGSGKSFLLTELRDEMKNFAHSWSEPPIDASWLFFLISLHLVLVIGTVVGLATWSYVWGMVTGATLLVLIYFTDILLKFLDRRYDLEWLYSLNYGLSRKLGRLRLILQVAFCHPPGPQSDQQPMPVRFHFAEASGAAPNGDAAVALMLASLFDAIEAHYGSLATGLYRAFRPKPLKATGGWKWRKMCCMPVVLMFELGMLGILATASLSIVYSEYGLEGREEIAVAIYVLLGILLAGAIANLHAWSKLIGALFMSQGKHLKRAFNSNEAAPLTALGAEVSLMTDMVRCLDAFTGQQSRLVGVVDALDSCDTERTLTILNAVQTLLSGPQRPFVLLLAVDPHVIAKAAEANSRRLFTEGGIGGHDFLRNLVHLPVYLQNSGLRKVQRAQNTAMSAYRRAMPDLSRDDDQPHLGHSASVRRLSNASEIMSSQEKLRAMPSSSRGGSKKLRVSDSIASSIGSNLHKLGQNPPVDLSKIILTDDYFSDVNPRSMRRLMNVIYITVRLLKAFQIDFSWYRLSSWINLTEQWPLRASMIVLEHDQGGDSFDDSVSLQAVYDKVRPKLTCLREAAALLDLDRDERKLDAFLQLHKSDLLVSDLRIFLPFTINLDPYLRKVLKEDQQALEDEGIIIPMKTVLPPSKPSGFVPHHHHRAPVGGVLQPTPQHPNNLTNWPNFYNPQPQAMALMSYYNQNWANFPAGVYGTNALLGEPLPKPGSVGGGPIITEHPPHEQHSTLGSNSGRSSKTTTGALQKSSSNGLATSPPIDIDLSNVQLSSLTVEQLIELLEKVNDLKPAMERTAPILRENAISGRVLMYCNLEELKSVLRLSFGHWEMFKLLVTALREASVTQPASRKLSTKTTSFAKGTNDSVEMQEPIAQSTPPFGSSTSSFQPIRQKSQNLLEKQVTLEEQMICGALQTLNEDAFEDVVSSSERPSPTGEMFSQYLAPIRESSEIGSPPRLTYNLTNPNLTDLAASNGTLNGDDSGVGGGGSVGVGGGGGGGSTSSGSHLGLRSGSGRHSRSHSLHDDASLTSIVVIPTFLTTSPNGASSNNNNNNNNTTTNINDTKL from the exons GCACTGAATCGGTGCGATTCGATGGGATCGTTGGGCCACCGTTCGCTCCTACAGTACCTGGAAACGGATGATCTAGCTGGACTAAAATCATTCCTCGGCACCCGCCACCTGCAGGTCGACGATCGAGATGAG AACAACACCACAGTGCTGATGGTCGCAAGCGGCCGCGGTGCGACCCATTTCGTGAAGGAACTACTGGCCCGGGGTGCCGATGTACAGGCGCAGGATTTGGACAGCTGGACGGCGCTGCACTTCGCCGCCAAGGCCGGCCATGTCGGGAtcgtggagctgctgctggacaaCGGGGCGGAGCTGGAGCACCGCGACATGGGCGGCTGGACGGCGCTCATGTGGGGCTCGTACAAGGGGCACACCAGCGtggtggcgctgctgctgcagcgcggTGCCGACGTGCAGGCACACGGCAACTACCACCTCAACCCGCTGCTCTGGGCGTCCGGTCGTGGCCACACGGAGATCGTGCGCCTGCTAGTCAACACGGGCGGGGCGAAGGTGAACGTTGGCGATAAG TACGGAACGACCCCGCTGGTGTGGGCCTGCCGCAAGGGAAGCGCGGAGATAGTGGACGTTCTACTGAAAGCCGGCGCGAACGTGGATACCGCCGGCATGTACTCGTGGACACCGCTGCTCGTAGCGGTCAGTGGCGGCTTTCAGGAATGTGTCTCCCTGCTGCTCGAGCGCAAGCCAAACGTGAACGCCCTGGACAAGGACGGCATGACGGCGCTCTCGATCGCGTGCCGCGAAGGGCTCACCGAGATCGCGTCGGCCCTGATCGCGGCCGGTGCCTACCTGAACGTGCAGGATCGGGCCGGCGACACGCCGCTGATCAACGCCGTCAAGGGCGGACACCGGAGCGTGGTCGAGATCCTGATGAAGCGCCACGTGGACGTAGACATCCAGGGAAAGGACAAGAAGACGGCCCTGTACACGGCGGTCGAGAAGGGCCACACCGCGATCGTGAAGCTGATCCTGCAGTCCAACCCGGACCTGGAGCTATCAACCAAAGACGGCGACACCGCGCTGCTGCGGGCGGTGCGCAACCGCAACCTCGAGATCGTGCAGATGCTGCTGGAGCGCAAGGCGAAGGTGGGCGCGACGGACAAGCGAGGCGACACCTGTCTGCACGTGGCGATGCGGGCCCGCTCGAAGGCGATCGTGGAGGCGCTGCTGAGCAACCCGAAGTACGGCCAGCTGCTGTACCGGTCGAACAAGGAGGGCGAAACGCCGTACGCGATCGATGCGACGCACCAGAAGACGATCCTCGGGCAGGTGTTTGGCAATCGGCGGCTGAACGCGAACGAAGACTCGGAGGGTATGCTCGGGTATGGGCTGTACTCGTCGGCGCTCGCTGACGTGCTGAGCGAACCCACGCTTACCACCCCGATCACGGTGGGACTGTACGCGAAGTGGGGCAGCGGGAAGAGCTTCCTGCTGACAGAGCTGCGGGACGAAATGAAGAACTTTGCCCACTCGTGGTCGGAGCCGCCGATCGACGCGTCCTGGCTGTTCTTTCTGATCAGCCTGCATCTGGTGCTGGTGATCGGGACGGTGGTCGGGCTGGCCACCTGGAGCTACGTGTGGGGCATGGTGACGGGGGCCACCCTGCTGGTGCTGATTTACTTTACCGACATTCTGCTAAAGTTCCTCGACCGTCGGTACGATCTCGAGTGGCTGTACTCGCTCAACTACGGGCTGTCGCGCAAGCTCGGCCGGCTGCGGCTGATACTGCAGGTCGCGTTCTGCCATCCGCCCGGGCCGCAGAGCGACCAGCAACCGATGCCGGTACGGTTTCACTTTGCCGAGGCGAGCGGGGCCGCCCCGAACGGTGATGCGGCCGTGGCGCTGATGCTGGCCTCGCTGTTCGACGCGATCGAGGCGCACTACGGTTCGTTGGCGACCGGGCTTTATCGTGCCTTTCGACCGAAACctt TAAAAGCAACCGGTGGCTGGAAATGGCGTAAAATGTGCTGCATGCCGGTAGTGCTGATGTTCGAGCTCGGCATGCTGGGCATCCTGGCGACGGCCTCGCTCTCCATCGTGTACTCCGAGTACGGGCTGGAGGGCCGGGAGGAGATAGCGGTGGCGATCTACGTCCTGCTGGGCATCCTGCTCGCCGGCGCGATTGCGAACCTGCACGCCTGGTCGAAGCTTATCGGTGCCTTGTTTATGTCGCAGGGCAAACACCTGAAGCGTGCCTTCAACAGCAACGAGGCGGCCCCACTGACGGCGCTCGGTGCCGAGGTCAGCCTGATGACGGATATGGTGCGCTGTCTGGACGCGTTCACCGGCCAGCAGAGCCGGCTGGTCGGCGTGGTCGATGCGCTCGATTCCTGCGACACCGAGCGCACGCTCACGATACTGAACGCGGTGCAGACGCTGCTGTCCGGGCCGCAGCGACCgttcgtgctgctgctcgcggTCGATCCGCATGTGATAGCGAAGGCGGCCGAAGCCAACAGCCGGCGACTGTTCACGGAGGGCGGCATCGGCGGGCACGACTTCCTGCGCAATCTGGTGCATCTGCCGGTGTACCTGCAGAACTCGGGCCTGCGCAAGGTGCAGCGGGCCCAGAACACCGCCATGTCGGCGTACCGGCGTGCCATGCCGGATCTGAGCCGGGACGACGATCAGCCGCACCTGGGCCATTCGGCATCGGTCCGGCGGCTGTCGAACGCGTCGGAGATTATGTCGTCGCAGGAGAAGCTGCGCGCGATGCCGAGCTCGTCCCGCGGGGGTAGCAAAAAGCTGCGCGTATCCGACTCGATCGCAAGCTCGATCGGGTCGAACCTGCACAAGCTTGGCCAAAACCCGCCGGTGGATCTGTCGAAAATCATTCTCACCGATGATTACTTCAGCGACGTGAATCCGAGAAGCATGCGAAGACTGATGAACGTCATCTACATCACCG TTCGGTTGCTGAAAGCTTTCCAGATCGATTTCAGCTGGTACCGGTTGAGCTCGTGGATCAATCTCACCGAACAGTGGCCGCTGCGTGCTAGCATGATCGTGCTGGAACACGATCAGGGCGGCGACAGCTTCGACGATTCGGTTTCCCTGCAAGCTGTATACGATAA AGTGCGCCCGAAGCTGACGTGCCTGCGGGAAGCGGCTGCACTGCTCGATCTCGATCGCGACGAGCGCAAGCTGGACGCATTTTTGCAGCTGCACAAGTCTGACCTGCTCGTGTCGGATCTGCGCATCTTCCTACCGTTCACCATCAACCTCGATCCGTACCTCCGGAAGGTGCTGAAAGAGGACCAGCAAGCGCTCGAGGACGAGGGTATCATCATACCGATGAAAACCGTACTGCCACCGAGCAAACCGAGCGGATTCGTGccgcaccatcaccatcggGCGCCGGTTGGCGGCGTGCTGCAGCCCACCCCGCAGCATCCCAACAATCTGACCAACTGGCCCAACTTCTACAACCCGCAGCCGCAGGCAATGGCGCTGATGAGCTACTACAATCAGAACTGGGCCAACTTCCCAGCAGGAGTTTACGGCACGAATGCGCTGCTGGGTGAACCGCTGCCCAAACCGGGCTCTGTCGGCGGCGGCCCCATCATTACCGAGCATCCGCCGCACGAACAGCATTCCACACTCGGCAGCAACAGCGGTCGTAGCAGCAAGACCACCACCGGTGCCCTGCAAAAATCCTCCAGCAACGGTCTGGCGACGAGTCCACCGATCGATATCGACCTATCGAACGTGCAGCTGTCCAGCCTGACGGTTGAGCAGCTGATCGAGCTGCTCGAGAAGGTGAACGATCTGAAACCGGCCATGGAGCGTACCGCGCCGATTCTGCGCGAAAATGCCATCTCCGGCCGGGTGCTGATGTACTGCAATCTGGAGGAGCTCAAGTCGGTGCTGCGGCTTAGCTTCGGGCACTGGGAGATGTTCAAGCTGCTGGTGACGGCACTGCGGGAAGCGAGCGTAACACAACCGGCCAGCCGGAAGCTATCCACCAAGACGACCTCGTTCGCGAAGGGGACGAACGATTCGGTGGAGATGCAGGAACCGATCGCCCAGTCAACGCCACCGTTCGGATCATCGACGAGCAGCTTCCAGCCGATCCGTCAAAAATCCCAAAATCTGCTGGAAAAACAG GTGACGCTCGAGGAGCAGATGATCTGCGGCGCACTGCAAACGCTGAACGAGGACGCGTTCGAGGATGtggtcagcagcagcgagcGGCCCAGCCCAACCGGTGAGATGTTTAGCCAGTACCTGGCGCCAATACGGGAAAGCTCGGAAATCGGTTCACCGCCTCGCCTCACTTACAACCTTACTAACCCAAACCTGACCGATCTGGCCGCCAGCAACGGTACGCTGAACGGTGACGACAGTggcgtcggtggtggtggcagcgttggcgtcggcggcggcggcggcggcggcagcaccagcagcggcagccaTCTCGGCCTCCGGTCCGGTTCCGGCCGGCACAGTCGTTCCCACAGCCTGCATGACGATGCATCGCTGACCAGCATCGTGGTCATTCCCACCTTCCTAACTACGTCCCCTAATGgcgccagcagcaacaacaacaacaacaacaacaacaccactaCCAATATCAACGACACCAAGCTCTAA
- the LOC1280536 gene encoding kinase D-interacting substrate of 220 kDa isoform X3, with product MDGDKSYDHVKALVSSIHGSFTDASLLDRTNNNSPSGLLTAATTPSRTPSPSPSPSPDVIRTTTEDDSQAQTVSTMPADGQERAAADGAAAPPSRPAESATSAPGNSIIGSTPTRLLQHRLRIPSLVVTSSLSPYHPGNLLAATADPDHTTPRRFSFAIMRRHSNTALNRCDSMGSLGHRSLLQYLETDDLAGLKSFLGTRHLQVDDRDENNTTVLMVASGRGATHFVKELLARGADVQAQDLDSWTALHFAAKAGHVGIVELLLDNGAELEHRDMGGWTALMWGSYKGHTSVVALLLQRGADVQAHGNYHLNPLLWASGRGHTEIVRLLVNTGGAKVNVGDKYGTTPLVWACRKGSAEIVDVLLKAGANVDTAGMYSWTPLLVAVSGGFQECVSLLLERKPNVNALDKDGMTALSIACREGLTEIASALIAAGAYLNVQDRAGDTPLINAVKGGHRSVVEILMKRHVDVDIQGKDKKTALYTAVEKGHTAIVKLILQSNPDLELSTKDGDTALLRAVRNRNLEIVQMLLERKAKVGATDKRGDTCLHVAMRARSKAIVEALLSNPKYGQLLYRSNKEGETPYAIDATHQKTILGQVFGNRRLNANEDSEGMLGYGLYSSALADVLSEPTLTTPITVGLYAKWGSGKSFLLTELRDEMKNFAHSWSEPPIDASWLFFLISLHLVLVIGTVVGLATWSYVWGMVTGATLLVLIYFTDILLKFLDRRYDLEWLYSLNYGLSRKLGRLRLILQVAFCHPPGPQSDQQPMPVRFHFAEASGAAPNGDAAVALMLASLFDAIEAHYGSLATGLYRAFRPKPLKATGGWKWRKMCCMPVVLMFELGMLGILATASLSIVYSEYGLEGREEIAVAIYVLLGILLAGAIANLHAWSKLIGALFMSQGKHLKRAFNSNEAAPLTALGAEVSLMTDMVRCLDAFTGQQSRLVGVVDALDSCDTERTLTILNAVQTLLSGPQRPFVLLLAVDPHVIAKAAEANSRRLFTEGGIGGHDFLRNLVHLPVYLQNSGLRKVQRAQNTAMSAYRRAMPDLSRDDDQPHLGHSASVRRLSNASEIMSSQEKLRAMPSSSRGGSKKLRVSDSIASSIGSNLHKLGQNPPVDLSKIILTDDYFSDVNPRSMRRLMNVIYITVRLLKAFQIDFSWYRLSSWINLTEQWPLRASMIVLEHDQGGDSFDDSVSLQAVYDKVRPKLTCLREAAALLDLDRDERKLDAFLQLHKSDLLVSDLRIFLPFTINLDPYLRKVLKEDQQALEDEGIIIPMKTVLPPSKPSGFVPHHHHRAPVGGVLQPTPQHPNNLTNWPNFYNPQPQAMALMSYYNQNWANFPAGVYGTNALLGEPLPKPGSVGGGPIITEHPPHEQHSTLGSNSGRSSKTTTGALQKSSSNGLATSPPIDIDLSNVQLSSLTVEQLIELLEKVNDLKPAMERTAPILRENAISGRVLMYCNLEELKSVLRLSFGHWEMFKLLVTALREASVTQPASRKLSTKTTSFAKGTNDSVEMQEPIAQSTPPFGSSTSSFQPIRQKSQNLLEKQPAKVHDYEYLQVTLEEQMICGALQTLNEDAFEDVVSSSERPSPTVSVRSSPIPAPKQTASILKPTGSIRKGDAKRVTMCDAEGNVTPTFIEVLNEKLNSKSKLTVKRQYSFIEPDAKK from the exons GCACTGAATCGGTGCGATTCGATGGGATCGTTGGGCCACCGTTCGCTCCTACAGTACCTGGAAACGGATGATCTAGCTGGACTAAAATCATTCCTCGGCACCCGCCACCTGCAGGTCGACGATCGAGATGAG AACAACACCACAGTGCTGATGGTCGCAAGCGGCCGCGGTGCGACCCATTTCGTGAAGGAACTACTGGCCCGGGGTGCCGATGTACAGGCGCAGGATTTGGACAGCTGGACGGCGCTGCACTTCGCCGCCAAGGCCGGCCATGTCGGGAtcgtggagctgctgctggacaaCGGGGCGGAGCTGGAGCACCGCGACATGGGCGGCTGGACGGCGCTCATGTGGGGCTCGTACAAGGGGCACACCAGCGtggtggcgctgctgctgcagcgcggTGCCGACGTGCAGGCACACGGCAACTACCACCTCAACCCGCTGCTCTGGGCGTCCGGTCGTGGCCACACGGAGATCGTGCGCCTGCTAGTCAACACGGGCGGGGCGAAGGTGAACGTTGGCGATAAG TACGGAACGACCCCGCTGGTGTGGGCCTGCCGCAAGGGAAGCGCGGAGATAGTGGACGTTCTACTGAAAGCCGGCGCGAACGTGGATACCGCCGGCATGTACTCGTGGACACCGCTGCTCGTAGCGGTCAGTGGCGGCTTTCAGGAATGTGTCTCCCTGCTGCTCGAGCGCAAGCCAAACGTGAACGCCCTGGACAAGGACGGCATGACGGCGCTCTCGATCGCGTGCCGCGAAGGGCTCACCGAGATCGCGTCGGCCCTGATCGCGGCCGGTGCCTACCTGAACGTGCAGGATCGGGCCGGCGACACGCCGCTGATCAACGCCGTCAAGGGCGGACACCGGAGCGTGGTCGAGATCCTGATGAAGCGCCACGTGGACGTAGACATCCAGGGAAAGGACAAGAAGACGGCCCTGTACACGGCGGTCGAGAAGGGCCACACCGCGATCGTGAAGCTGATCCTGCAGTCCAACCCGGACCTGGAGCTATCAACCAAAGACGGCGACACCGCGCTGCTGCGGGCGGTGCGCAACCGCAACCTCGAGATCGTGCAGATGCTGCTGGAGCGCAAGGCGAAGGTGGGCGCGACGGACAAGCGAGGCGACACCTGTCTGCACGTGGCGATGCGGGCCCGCTCGAAGGCGATCGTGGAGGCGCTGCTGAGCAACCCGAAGTACGGCCAGCTGCTGTACCGGTCGAACAAGGAGGGCGAAACGCCGTACGCGATCGATGCGACGCACCAGAAGACGATCCTCGGGCAGGTGTTTGGCAATCGGCGGCTGAACGCGAACGAAGACTCGGAGGGTATGCTCGGGTATGGGCTGTACTCGTCGGCGCTCGCTGACGTGCTGAGCGAACCCACGCTTACCACCCCGATCACGGTGGGACTGTACGCGAAGTGGGGCAGCGGGAAGAGCTTCCTGCTGACAGAGCTGCGGGACGAAATGAAGAACTTTGCCCACTCGTGGTCGGAGCCGCCGATCGACGCGTCCTGGCTGTTCTTTCTGATCAGCCTGCATCTGGTGCTGGTGATCGGGACGGTGGTCGGGCTGGCCACCTGGAGCTACGTGTGGGGCATGGTGACGGGGGCCACCCTGCTGGTGCTGATTTACTTTACCGACATTCTGCTAAAGTTCCTCGACCGTCGGTACGATCTCGAGTGGCTGTACTCGCTCAACTACGGGCTGTCGCGCAAGCTCGGCCGGCTGCGGCTGATACTGCAGGTCGCGTTCTGCCATCCGCCCGGGCCGCAGAGCGACCAGCAACCGATGCCGGTACGGTTTCACTTTGCCGAGGCGAGCGGGGCCGCCCCGAACGGTGATGCGGCCGTGGCGCTGATGCTGGCCTCGCTGTTCGACGCGATCGAGGCGCACTACGGTTCGTTGGCGACCGGGCTTTATCGTGCCTTTCGACCGAAACctt TAAAAGCAACCGGTGGCTGGAAATGGCGTAAAATGTGCTGCATGCCGGTAGTGCTGATGTTCGAGCTCGGCATGCTGGGCATCCTGGCGACGGCCTCGCTCTCCATCGTGTACTCCGAGTACGGGCTGGAGGGCCGGGAGGAGATAGCGGTGGCGATCTACGTCCTGCTGGGCATCCTGCTCGCCGGCGCGATTGCGAACCTGCACGCCTGGTCGAAGCTTATCGGTGCCTTGTTTATGTCGCAGGGCAAACACCTGAAGCGTGCCTTCAACAGCAACGAGGCGGCCCCACTGACGGCGCTCGGTGCCGAGGTCAGCCTGATGACGGATATGGTGCGCTGTCTGGACGCGTTCACCGGCCAGCAGAGCCGGCTGGTCGGCGTGGTCGATGCGCTCGATTCCTGCGACACCGAGCGCACGCTCACGATACTGAACGCGGTGCAGACGCTGCTGTCCGGGCCGCAGCGACCgttcgtgctgctgctcgcggTCGATCCGCATGTGATAGCGAAGGCGGCCGAAGCCAACAGCCGGCGACTGTTCACGGAGGGCGGCATCGGCGGGCACGACTTCCTGCGCAATCTGGTGCATCTGCCGGTGTACCTGCAGAACTCGGGCCTGCGCAAGGTGCAGCGGGCCCAGAACACCGCCATGTCGGCGTACCGGCGTGCCATGCCGGATCTGAGCCGGGACGACGATCAGCCGCACCTGGGCCATTCGGCATCGGTCCGGCGGCTGTCGAACGCGTCGGAGATTATGTCGTCGCAGGAGAAGCTGCGCGCGATGCCGAGCTCGTCCCGCGGGGGTAGCAAAAAGCTGCGCGTATCCGACTCGATCGCAAGCTCGATCGGGTCGAACCTGCACAAGCTTGGCCAAAACCCGCCGGTGGATCTGTCGAAAATCATTCTCACCGATGATTACTTCAGCGACGTGAATCCGAGAAGCATGCGAAGACTGATGAACGTCATCTACATCACCG TTCGGTTGCTGAAAGCTTTCCAGATCGATTTCAGCTGGTACCGGTTGAGCTCGTGGATCAATCTCACCGAACAGTGGCCGCTGCGTGCTAGCATGATCGTGCTGGAACACGATCAGGGCGGCGACAGCTTCGACGATTCGGTTTCCCTGCAAGCTGTATACGATAA AGTGCGCCCGAAGCTGACGTGCCTGCGGGAAGCGGCTGCACTGCTCGATCTCGATCGCGACGAGCGCAAGCTGGACGCATTTTTGCAGCTGCACAAGTCTGACCTGCTCGTGTCGGATCTGCGCATCTTCCTACCGTTCACCATCAACCTCGATCCGTACCTCCGGAAGGTGCTGAAAGAGGACCAGCAAGCGCTCGAGGACGAGGGTATCATCATACCGATGAAAACCGTACTGCCACCGAGCAAACCGAGCGGATTCGTGccgcaccatcaccatcggGCGCCGGTTGGCGGCGTGCTGCAGCCCACCCCGCAGCATCCCAACAATCTGACCAACTGGCCCAACTTCTACAACCCGCAGCCGCAGGCAATGGCGCTGATGAGCTACTACAATCAGAACTGGGCCAACTTCCCAGCAGGAGTTTACGGCACGAATGCGCTGCTGGGTGAACCGCTGCCCAAACCGGGCTCTGTCGGCGGCGGCCCCATCATTACCGAGCATCCGCCGCACGAACAGCATTCCACACTCGGCAGCAACAGCGGTCGTAGCAGCAAGACCACCACCGGTGCCCTGCAAAAATCCTCCAGCAACGGTCTGGCGACGAGTCCACCGATCGATATCGACCTATCGAACGTGCAGCTGTCCAGCCTGACGGTTGAGCAGCTGATCGAGCTGCTCGAGAAGGTGAACGATCTGAAACCGGCCATGGAGCGTACCGCGCCGATTCTGCGCGAAAATGCCATCTCCGGCCGGGTGCTGATGTACTGCAATCTGGAGGAGCTCAAGTCGGTGCTGCGGCTTAGCTTCGGGCACTGGGAGATGTTCAAGCTGCTGGTGACGGCACTGCGGGAAGCGAGCGTAACACAACCGGCCAGCCGGAAGCTATCCACCAAGACGACCTCGTTCGCGAAGGGGACGAACGATTCGGTGGAGATGCAGGAACCGATCGCCCAGTCAACGCCACCGTTCGGATCATCGACGAGCAGCTTCCAGCCGATCCGTCAAAAATCCCAAAATCTGCTGGAAAAACAG CCAGCAAAAGTGCATGATTACGAATATCTCCAG GTGACGCTCGAGGAGCAGATGATCTGCGGCGCACTGCAAACGCTGAACGAGGACGCGTTCGAGGATGtggtcagcagcagcgagcGGCCCAGCCCAACCG TTTCTGTCCGAAGCTCGCCGATACCGGCCCCGAAGCAGACCGCTTCCATACTGAAGCCGACCGGCAGCATACGGAAGGGTGACGCGAAACGGGTCACCATGTGCGATGCGGAGGGCAACGTGACGCCGACCTTTATCGAGGTGCTGAACGAAAAGCTCAACAGCAAATCCAAACTGACCG TGAAACGACAGTACAGTTTCATAGAGCCGGACGCTAAGAAGTGA